The proteins below are encoded in one region of Pongo pygmaeus isolate AG05252 chromosome 20, NHGRI_mPonPyg2-v2.0_pri, whole genome shotgun sequence:
- the LOC129019278 gene encoding olfactory receptor 2Z1, translating into MKIICHPMQAFCHSSAVLPAAKVHCVKHGGCESSVASDFILVGLFSHSGSRQLLFSLVAVMFVIGLLGNTVLLFLICVDSWLHMPMCFLLSQLSLFDIGCPMVTIPKMAPDFLRGEGAISYGGCAAQIFFLTLMGVAEGILLVLMSHDRYVAVCQPLQYPVLMRCQVCLLMMGSSWVVGVLNASIQTSITLHFPYCASRIVDHFFCEVPVLLKLSCADTSAYEMALSTSGVLILMLPLSLIATSYGHMLQAVLSMRSEEARHKAVTTCSLHITVVELFYDAAVFMYMVPGAYHSPQQDNVVSLFYSLVTPTLNPLIYSLRNRKVWMALVKVLSRAGLRQMC; encoded by the coding sequence ATGAAAATTATTTGCCATCCCATGCAGGCTTTTTGCCATAGTTCAGCTGTTCTTCCTGCAGCTAAAGTGCATTGTGTAAAACATGGGGGATGTGAATCATCGGTGGCCTCAGACTTCATTCTGGTGGGCCTCTTCAGTCACTCAGGATCACGCCAGCTCCTCTTCTCCCTGGTGGCTGTCATGTTTGTCATAGGTCTTCTGGGCAACACCGTTCTTCTCTTCTTGATCTGCGTGGACTCCTGGCTCCACATGCCCATGTGCTTCCTGCTCAGCCAGCTCTCCCTGTTTGACATTGGCTGTCCCATGGTCACCATCCCCAAGATGGCACCAGACTTTCTGCGGGGAGAAGGTGCCATCTCCTATGGAGGTTGTGCAGCTCAAATATTCTTCCTCACACTGATGGGTGTGGCTGAGGGCATCCTGTTGGTCCTCATGTCTCATGACCGTTATGTCGCTGTGTGCCAGCCCCTGCAGTATCCTGTACTTATGAGATGCCAGGTGTGTCTGCTGATGATGGGCTCCTCCTGGGTGGTAGGTGTGCTCAACGCCTCCATCCAGACCTCCATCACCCTGCATTTTCCCTACTGTGCCTCCCGTATTGTGGATCACTTCTTCTGTGAGGTGCCAGTGCTTCTGAAGCTCTCCTGTGCAGATACCTCTGCCTATGAGATGGCGCTGTCCACCTCGGGGGTGCTGATCCTAATGCTCCCTCTTTCCCTCATCGCCACCTCCTACGGCCACATGTTGCAGGCTGTTCTAAGCATGCGCTCAGAGGAGGCCAGACACAAGGCTGTCACCACCTGCTCCTTGCACATCACGGTAGTGGAGCTGTTTTATGATGCGGCTGTGTTCATGTACATGGTGCCTGGCGCCTACCACAGTCCACAGCAGGATAACGTGGTTTCCCTCTTCTATAGCCTTGTCACCCCTACACTCAACCCCCTTATCTACAGTCTGAGGAACCGGAAGGTGTGGATGGCTTTGGTCAAAGTGCTTAGCAGAGCTGGACTCAGGCAAATGTGCTGA